A genome region from Archaeoglobus fulgidus DSM 4304 includes the following:
- a CDS encoding polyprenyl synthetase family protein: MLKEEIAKRAEIINKAIEELLPEREPIGLYKAARHLIKAGGKRLRPVISLLAVEALGKDYRKIIPAAVSIETIHNFTLVHDDIMDRDEMRRGVPTVHRVYGEATAILAGDTLFAEAFKLLTKCDVESEGIRKATEMLSDVCIKICEGQYYDMSFEKKESVSEEEYLRMVELKTGVLIAASAALPAVLFGESEEIVKALWDYGVLSGIGFQIQDDLLDLTEETGKDWGSDLLKGKKTLIVIKAFEKGVKLKTFGKEKADVSEIRDDIEKLRECGAIDYAASMARKMAEEAKRKLEVLPESKAKETLLELTDFLVTRKK, from the coding sequence ATGCTGAAGGAGGAAATAGCGAAAAGGGCCGAAATAATCAACAAAGCCATTGAAGAGCTTCTGCCCGAAAGGGAGCCGATTGGACTCTACAAAGCCGCAAGGCATCTGATCAAAGCAGGTGGCAAGAGGCTAAGGCCTGTAATAAGCCTCTTAGCAGTCGAAGCCCTTGGGAAAGACTACAGAAAGATTATCCCGGCTGCTGTCAGCATTGAAACAATCCACAACTTCACCCTCGTGCATGACGACATAATGGACAGGGACGAGATGAGGAGGGGAGTTCCGACGGTACACAGGGTTTATGGGGAAGCGACGGCCATTTTAGCAGGCGACACACTCTTTGCTGAAGCCTTCAAGCTGCTGACAAAGTGCGATGTTGAGAGCGAGGGAATCAGAAAAGCTACAGAAATGCTTTCGGACGTTTGCATAAAAATATGCGAGGGGCAGTACTACGACATGAGCTTTGAGAAAAAGGAGAGCGTTTCCGAGGAGGAGTATCTCAGGATGGTCGAGCTGAAGACCGGAGTGCTGATTGCAGCTTCTGCAGCATTACCTGCGGTGCTTTTTGGGGAGAGCGAGGAAATTGTAAAGGCGCTGTGGGACTACGGAGTTCTTAGCGGTATTGGCTTCCAGATCCAGGACGACCTGCTTGACCTGACTGAGGAGACCGGAAAGGACTGGGGAAGCGACCTGCTTAAAGGGAAGAAAACCCTGATTGTCATAAAGGCGTTCGAAAAGGGAGTGAAGCTAAAGACGTTTGGAAAGGAAAAGGCGGACGTCTCTGAGATTAGAGATGATATCGAAAAGTTAAGAGAGTGTGGTGCGATTGATTACGCTGCCAGCATGGCAAGAAAGATGGCTGAAGAGGCGAAAAGAAAGCTCGAAGTTCTGCCTGAAAGCAAAGCCAAGGAAACACTGCTGGAACTTACCGACTTCTTGGTTACAAGAAAAAAGTGA
- a CDS encoding TIGR00304 family membrane protein, producing MLALLSLIIILLGIYLIISGLREPFWIEEWEDEEEDEREYERRRISERRKSDEPKREVKGGGVVLIGPIPIVFGDSKYAFLSLLLAIILMLLSIAVILIS from the coding sequence ATGCTGGCCTTGCTTTCCCTCATCATAATCCTTCTTGGGATTTATCTGATCATTTCGGGCTTAAGAGAGCCATTCTGGATCGAAGAATGGGAGGATGAGGAAGAGGATGAGAGAGAATACGAGAGAAGGAGAATCTCAGAACGCCGGAAATCGGATGAGCCAAAAAGGGAAGTGAAAGGAGGAGGGGTCGTTCTGATAGGGCCCATACCAATCGTATTCGGCGATAGCAAGTACGCCTTCCTCTCCCTCCTTCTGGCAATAATCCTGATGCTCCTCTCCATCGCCGTAATTCTCATTTCATAG
- the udg gene encoding type-4 uracil-DNA glycosylase yields MESLDDIVREIMSCRKCDLHKTKTNYVPGVGNEKAEIVFVGEAPGRDEDLKGEPFVGAAGKLLTEMLASIGLRREDVYITNVLKCRPPNNRDPTPEEVEKCGDYLVRQLEAIRPNVIVCLGRFAAQFIFNLFDLEFTTISRVKGKVYEVERWGKKVKVIAIYHPAAVLYRPQLREEYESDFKKIGELCGKKQPTLFDYL; encoded by the coding sequence ATGGAGTCTCTGGACGACATAGTCCGGGAAATCATGAGCTGCAGGAAATGCGACCTCCACAAAACGAAAACGAACTACGTTCCTGGAGTGGGAAATGAGAAGGCCGAAATCGTTTTTGTGGGAGAAGCTCCCGGCAGAGATGAGGACTTAAAGGGGGAGCCGTTTGTCGGTGCTGCCGGAAAGCTTCTGACGGAGATGCTGGCTTCAATCGGCTTGAGGAGGGAGGACGTTTACATAACCAACGTGCTCAAGTGCCGACCCCCCAACAACCGCGACCCAACTCCGGAGGAGGTTGAAAAGTGCGGAGATTACCTTGTGAGGCAGCTTGAAGCAATCAGACCGAACGTAATCGTCTGTCTCGGGCGGTTTGCGGCTCAGTTCATCTTCAACCTTTTCGACCTCGAATTCACGACGATTTCCAGAGTAAAGGGCAAGGTTTACGAGGTGGAGAGGTGGGGCAAAAAGGTGAAGGTTATCGCAATTTACCATCCCGCAGCCGTTCTCTACCGACCTCAGCTAAGGGAGGAGTACGAGAGCGACTTCAAGAAGATCGGCGAGCTGTGCGGAAAAAAGCAGCCCACGCTCTTTGATTACCTATGA
- a CDS encoding isopentenyl phosphate kinase gives MKSDVTILKIGGSVITDKSRGAFEKLKERELREVCRAISEKWRNLIVVHGAGSFGHPHVKKFGLSPLGASKVHLGCLRLSERFCSVLTEFEVPAYPIHPFLAYSVEIVDKAMKSGFLPVLHGDVVMAEKIEVLSGDDIVAHLAEAFKAEKIGFATDVEGVYDFNGNVIDRLDRSLLEEMIAKGGVAKGKEDVTGGMLRKLQKLYEMGHGCKAYVFKGNYENLKKFLQGEKVGTEVII, from the coding sequence TTGAAGAGTGACGTTACCATTCTGAAGATAGGGGGTTCGGTGATAACAGACAAGAGCAGGGGGGCCTTTGAAAAGCTGAAAGAGAGGGAGCTTAGGGAAGTCTGCAGAGCAATTTCGGAGAAATGGAGAAACCTGATTGTCGTGCACGGTGCAGGCTCGTTCGGGCATCCCCACGTAAAAAAATTCGGTTTAAGCCCTCTTGGAGCCTCAAAGGTTCATCTCGGGTGCCTCAGATTGAGTGAGAGATTCTGCTCCGTCCTCACCGAGTTCGAAGTTCCCGCCTACCCCATCCATCCCTTTCTGGCGTACAGCGTTGAGATTGTTGATAAAGCCATGAAAAGCGGTTTTCTTCCCGTTCTCCACGGGGATGTGGTGATGGCGGAGAAGATAGAAGTTCTCTCGGGGGACGACATTGTTGCGCACCTCGCAGAGGCTTTTAAAGCTGAGAAGATCGGGTTCGCCACCGACGTTGAGGGTGTTTACGATTTTAACGGCAATGTTATCGATAGGCTTGACAGAAGCCTCCTTGAGGAAATGATTGCCAAGGGTGGAGTGGCAAAGGGAAAGGAGGATGTGACAGGAGGTATGCTGAGAAAGCTTCAGAAGCTTTATGAGATGGGGCACGGGTGTAAGGCTTACGTTTTCAAAGGCAACTACGAAAACTTGAAGAAGTTCTTACAGGGAGAGAAGGTTGGAACGGAGGTGATAATCTGA
- a CDS encoding nucleoside recognition domain-containing protein, translating to MIESAVGKAAYSTAAFLIKSLPVVVIAIYAVSYSIKKGYLERFALFLQPALRKFGVSEFAVISFATCFVSPTASYSMLSQAWREKKVDDREVIAISFLNSFPSVFSHLYAYFIPFVIPVLGFAGVVYTAVRFAVAAIKSLIGLLLSRSRKNSDTSAPELSPLSVSQNVVRIGAVMAATYFIVSLLSQLGVFDLMAESLKFLPFRAEAVTIAIVEFFNIRSAVVTAASFIDAGLEWKWAVIGLILGNVISFSTRSVKHSLPMHLSLFGGFGVKIVLLNSIVTLILDIFFVVLLLLV from the coding sequence ATGATTGAATCCGCCGTCGGCAAGGCAGCTTACTCCACAGCAGCATTCCTAATCAAAAGCCTTCCTGTCGTCGTAATAGCCATTTACGCGGTGAGCTACTCTATAAAGAAGGGATACCTTGAGAGATTCGCCCTTTTCCTCCAGCCAGCTTTAAGAAAATTCGGCGTGAGCGAGTTCGCGGTGATAAGCTTCGCCACCTGCTTCGTCAGCCCGACAGCAAGCTACTCAATGCTCTCCCAGGCTTGGAGGGAGAAAAAGGTTGATGATAGAGAGGTCATTGCCATATCCTTTCTAAACTCCTTTCCAAGCGTTTTCAGCCACCTGTACGCTTACTTCATCCCCTTCGTTATCCCAGTTCTGGGATTTGCCGGAGTGGTTTACACCGCAGTGAGATTTGCGGTTGCTGCGATTAAATCGCTCATAGGATTGCTTTTGTCGAGAAGCCGGAAAAACAGCGATACGAGCGCTCCAGAGCTAAGTCCCCTCTCTGTTTCCCAGAACGTGGTTAGAATAGGCGCAGTTATGGCTGCAACATACTTCATAGTCTCCTTGCTCTCCCAGCTTGGTGTGTTCGACCTTATGGCCGAATCCCTGAAGTTTCTGCCCTTTAGGGCGGAGGCTGTCACAATTGCCATCGTTGAGTTCTTCAACATACGCTCCGCAGTTGTCACAGCAGCGAGCTTCATTGATGCGGGCTTGGAGTGGAAGTGGGCGGTTATCGGGCTGATTCTCGGAAACGTCATTAGCTTCTCAACGAGGTCGGTCAAGCACTCGCTCCCGATGCACCTCTCCCTTTTTGGCGGGTTTGGTGTAAAAATTGTTCTACTAAATTCCATTGTAACGCTAATTCTCGATATATTTTTTGTAGTTCTACTGCTACTCGTTTGA
- a CDS encoding DNA-directed RNA polymerase subunit D, producing MMPEIEILEEKDFKIKFILKNASPALANSFRRAMKAEVPAMAVDYVDIYLNSSYFYDEVIAHRLAMLPIKTYLDRFNMQSECSCGGEGCPNCQISFRLNVEGPKVVYSGDFISDDPDVVFAIDNIPVLELFEGQQLMLEAVARLGTGREHAKFQPVSVCVYKIIPEIVVNENCNGCGDCIEACPRNVFEKDGDKVRVKNVMACSMCGECVEVCEMNAISVNETNNFLFTVEGTGALPVREVMKKALEILRSKAEEMNKIIEEIQ from the coding sequence ATGATGCCAGAAATTGAAATTCTGGAAGAAAAGGATTTTAAAATTAAATTTATTTTGAAAAACGCTTCTCCAGCGCTTGCAAACTCCTTCAGAAGAGCGATGAAGGCAGAAGTTCCGGCAATGGCAGTTGATTACGTTGACATCTACCTCAACTCAAGCTACTTCTACGACGAGGTTATAGCTCACAGACTGGCGATGCTTCCCATAAAAACCTACCTCGACAGGTTCAACATGCAGAGCGAATGCTCTTGCGGTGGAGAGGGGTGTCCCAACTGCCAGATATCCTTCAGGCTTAACGTCGAGGGACCAAAGGTTGTTTACTCAGGAGATTTCATCAGCGATGACCCGGATGTCGTTTTCGCTATAGACAACATCCCGGTTCTGGAGCTTTTTGAGGGTCAGCAGTTGATGCTTGAGGCTGTTGCGAGGCTGGGCACGGGGAGAGAGCACGCAAAGTTCCAGCCCGTCTCTGTGTGCGTTTACAAGATAATACCGGAAATTGTTGTTAACGAGAACTGCAACGGTTGTGGAGACTGCATCGAAGCCTGCCCGAGAAACGTTTTCGAGAAGGATGGAGATAAGGTCAGAGTTAAGAATGTTATGGCCTGCTCGATGTGCGGGGAGTGCGTAGAGGTCTGTGAGATGAACGCCATCAGCGTGAACGAAACGAACAACTTCCTTTTCACGGTTGAGGGAACGGGTGCGCTGCCGGTCAGGGAAGTTATGAAAAAAGCCCTCGAAATCCTGAGAAGCAAGGCCGAGGAAATGAACAAAATAATTGAAGAGATCCAGTAA
- a CDS encoding 30S ribosomal protein S13 produces the protein MTFKHIVRIADTDLDGNKSLMFALTGIKGIGLRAARCIVNELGVDGRAKLGELDDETIEKVKKFVEEEIESLPSWLLNRRKDPYSGQDLHLLSKDVDFARMLDIERLIKMKAYRGVRHARGKKVRGQRTRSTGRKGRTVGVVRRKR, from the coding sequence ATGACGTTCAAGCATATCGTGAGAATTGCCGATACGGATCTGGACGGGAACAAGAGTCTCATGTTCGCTCTCACAGGGATAAAGGGGATTGGGCTCAGAGCGGCGAGATGTATAGTCAACGAGCTCGGAGTGGACGGAAGGGCGAAGCTCGGAGAGCTCGACGACGAGACGATCGAGAAGGTTAAGAAATTTGTTGAGGAGGAAATCGAATCGCTCCCGTCGTGGCTACTGAACAGAAGAAAGGACCCCTACTCCGGCCAGGACCTTCACCTTCTGTCGAAGGATGTTGACTTCGCCAGAATGCTGGACATAGAGAGACTGATTAAGATGAAGGCCTATCGCGGCGTCAGGCATGCGAGGGGCAAGAAGGTCAGAGGTCAGAGAACGAGGTCAACTGGAAGGAAGGGCAGAACAGTCGGTGTTGTTAGGAGGAAGAGGTGA
- a CDS encoding aldehyde ferredoxin oxidoreductase family protein produces the protein MAGGYMGKILKVNLSEGSIKELPIDEEIARKYLGGKGYAVRLLYDYLTEYERLGIAPEDIDPLGEENVLIFATGPATGVIGFPEPGRYHVMTLRSPLTGGIGSANSGGRFGPYMKFAGYDMIIVEGKSEEPVYLEVIDGSAEIKCAKDLWGKNTFDTTRILTKRAGGNCSVACIGPAGENLVHIACIINEEHRAAGRTGVGAVMGSKKLKAIVVKGSERPEIAKPDEFKAASKEMLDKIKQNPVTGEGLPKYGTAVLVNVINNAGALPYKNWQEAYNEKADEISGETLEAKYLRKRVACWGCSIGCGRATEVKTGPFKVLNTEGPEYESIWALGNDTAVINLEAVIKANHFCDELGIDTISMGSTIACAMELYEKGYIKDEDLQGLDLSFGSDAAMVEAVWRTAYKTGIGKYLALGSKRLAEIFGAPELSMSVKGLEMPAYDPRGIKGIGLNYATANRGGCHVTGYTVSPEIVGLPEKIDPLTYEGKAAWVKAFQDFTCVVNSAVNCLFTTFALGAEDYAVLLSHITGWDLNADEIMKIGERIYNLERVILNKYGFDGKDDTLPKRLLTEPLKEGPAKGQVVELDRMKEEYYQLRGWENGVPTKEKLKELDIP, from the coding sequence ATGGCAGGAGGTTATATGGGCAAAATTTTGAAGGTGAATTTGAGCGAGGGGAGCATAAAGGAGCTCCCGATTGATGAGGAAATAGCCAGAAAATACCTTGGCGGGAAGGGATATGCAGTAAGACTTCTTTACGACTACCTCACCGAGTACGAGAGGCTCGGAATCGCCCCAGAGGACATCGACCCGCTCGGGGAGGAGAACGTTCTGATTTTCGCTACTGGCCCTGCGACGGGTGTTATAGGCTTTCCAGAACCGGGAAGGTACCACGTCATGACTCTCAGAAGCCCGCTAACCGGAGGGATTGGCTCCGCAAACAGCGGTGGCAGATTTGGACCGTACATGAAGTTTGCGGGCTACGACATGATTATTGTGGAGGGCAAAAGCGAGGAGCCCGTTTACCTCGAGGTAATTGATGGTTCTGCAGAGATAAAGTGCGCAAAGGACCTTTGGGGCAAAAACACCTTCGACACCACGAGAATTCTCACAAAGAGAGCTGGAGGAAACTGCAGCGTCGCATGCATCGGTCCCGCGGGAGAGAATCTAGTCCATATTGCCTGCATAATAAACGAAGAGCACAGAGCTGCAGGGAGAACGGGAGTTGGAGCCGTTATGGGCTCGAAGAAGCTAAAGGCGATCGTCGTCAAAGGCTCGGAGAGGCCGGAAATAGCCAAGCCCGACGAGTTCAAGGCTGCATCAAAGGAAATGCTGGACAAGATCAAGCAGAACCCGGTAACGGGAGAGGGTCTGCCGAAGTACGGAACAGCGGTGCTGGTTAACGTGATAAACAACGCCGGAGCGTTGCCCTACAAGAACTGGCAGGAGGCGTACAACGAGAAGGCGGATGAAATCAGCGGAGAAACACTGGAGGCGAAGTACCTGAGGAAGAGGGTCGCATGCTGGGGCTGCAGCATAGGGTGCGGAAGGGCGACGGAGGTTAAGACCGGTCCGTTCAAGGTCCTCAACACTGAAGGGCCTGAGTACGAGTCAATTTGGGCTCTCGGTAACGATACTGCAGTGATAAACCTTGAGGCGGTTATCAAGGCCAACCACTTCTGCGACGAGCTTGGCATAGACACAATCTCAATGGGTTCAACAATTGCCTGTGCGATGGAGCTTTACGAGAAGGGCTACATAAAGGACGAGGACCTTCAGGGACTCGATTTGTCCTTCGGCAGCGATGCGGCGATGGTTGAGGCTGTGTGGAGAACTGCGTACAAGACTGGTATAGGGAAGTACCTGGCTTTGGGCAGCAAAAGGTTGGCAGAGATCTTCGGCGCACCTGAGCTTTCGATGAGCGTTAAGGGACTTGAGATGCCTGCCTACGACCCAAGAGGCATAAAGGGCATAGGACTGAACTACGCAACCGCAAACAGAGGAGGTTGCCACGTTACCGGCTACACGGTCTCGCCGGAAATTGTGGGGCTGCCTGAGAAAATCGACCCACTCACCTACGAAGGAAAGGCCGCATGGGTTAAGGCCTTCCAGGACTTCACCTGTGTGGTGAACTCCGCGGTGAACTGCCTCTTCACGACCTTCGCTCTCGGTGCAGAGGACTATGCGGTGCTGCTCTCCCACATCACAGGATGGGATTTGAACGCTGACGAGATAATGAAAATTGGAGAGAGAATTTACAACCTCGAGAGAGTTATACTCAACAAGTACGGCTTCGACGGCAAGGATGACACACTTCCGAAGCGCTTGCTAACCGAACCGCTTAAGGAGGGGCCAGCCAAGGGACAGGTCGTTGAGCTGGACAGGATGAAGGAGGAGTACTATCAGCTAAGAGGCTGGGAGAACGGAGTTCCGACAAAAGAGAAATTGAAGGAGCTGGACATCCCCTAA
- the amrS gene encoding AmmeMemoRadiSam system radical SAM enzyme produces the protein MEASLYSRVGDKVVCQLCWRFCKLGDGEEGHCRVRRNEGGKIFTTTYGKLSHLESRPIEIKPFFHFLPGSTSMTFSTYSCNFDCPWCQNWSISKATPPEALRETSPEEVVDLALIMGDKSTCASLNEPTLLYEYLLDVFRLAREKGLKNTMVSNGYMSILALKNLKNAGLDAINIDVKGDERVYRDYCNAEVEYVWRVIEKATKLGIHVEVVCLLVSNVVDEEVVREIVREHLRRAGSSIPIHFTRYFPAYRFTAPPTRIEFLEWAVKHAYKEGAEFAYIGNVPGHRFENTHCPDCGELLIRRYSFSTVDNRIRSGCCPKCGREIYGVWV, from the coding sequence GTGGAGGCATCCCTTTACAGTAGAGTTGGGGACAAAGTGGTTTGCCAGCTATGCTGGAGATTCTGCAAGCTGGGGGATGGAGAGGAGGGACACTGCAGGGTGAGGAGAAACGAAGGGGGGAAAATTTTTACCACAACCTACGGCAAACTCAGCCACCTCGAAAGCAGACCGATCGAGATTAAGCCGTTCTTTCACTTCCTCCCCGGCTCCACCAGCATGACCTTCTCGACGTACTCGTGCAACTTTGACTGCCCCTGGTGCCAGAACTGGAGCATTTCCAAAGCAACCCCTCCGGAAGCGCTGAGGGAGACGAGCCCCGAAGAGGTGGTTGATTTGGCGCTGATTATGGGGGATAAAAGTACCTGCGCAAGCCTGAACGAGCCGACCCTGCTTTACGAATACCTTCTTGACGTTTTCAGGCTTGCAAGGGAGAAGGGGCTGAAGAACACGATGGTCAGCAACGGCTACATGTCGATTTTAGCGTTGAAAAATTTGAAAAATGCTGGACTTGATGCTATAAACATTGACGTAAAGGGGGATGAGAGGGTTTACAGGGATTACTGCAATGCAGAAGTTGAGTATGTTTGGAGGGTGATCGAGAAAGCCACCAAACTGGGAATACATGTAGAGGTCGTTTGCCTGCTCGTCTCCAACGTGGTGGATGAGGAGGTGGTTAGGGAAATCGTTCGGGAGCACCTGAGGAGAGCTGGTAGCAGCATTCCAATCCACTTCACGCGCTATTTCCCCGCATACAGGTTCACAGCACCTCCGACGAGGATTGAGTTCCTGGAGTGGGCGGTGAAGCATGCGTATAAGGAGGGAGCCGAGTTCGCGTACATCGGCAACGTCCCGGGGCACAGGTTTGAGAACACACACTGTCCCGACTGTGGGGAGCTTTTAATAAGAAGGTATTCCTTCTCCACTGTCGATAACAGAATTCGGAGCGGATGCTGCCCCAAGTGCGGGAGGGAGATTTACGGAGTTTGGGTTTGA
- a CDS encoding 30S ribosomal protein S11 produces MAEKKKGGRWGIAHIYSSYNNTIITITDITGAEIIARVSGGMIVKADRDEGNPYTAMQAALRAAAIAKEKGIDGVHIKVRAPGGNKHTTPGPGAQAAIRALARAGLKIGRIEDVTPIPHDGTRPPGGKRGRRV; encoded by the coding sequence ATGGCCGAGAAGAAGAAGGGAGGAAGGTGGGGGATAGCTCACATCTACTCGTCATACAACAACACGATTATCACGATTACAGACATAACCGGAGCGGAGATAATTGCAAGAGTAAGCGGCGGAATGATCGTCAAGGCCGACAGAGATGAGGGCAACCCTTACACCGCAATGCAGGCGGCACTTAGGGCTGCAGCGATAGCGAAGGAAAAGGGAATTGACGGTGTGCACATAAAGGTTAGGGCTCCGGGAGGAAACAAGCACACAACTCCCGGCCCTGGGGCGCAGGCGGCGATAAGAGCCCTTGCAAGGGCAGGGCTTAAGATAGGAAGAATTGAAGACGTTACGCCAATTCCGCACGACGGAACGAGACCTCCGGGAGGTAAGAGAGGCAGGAGAGTCTGA
- the rpsD gene encoding 30S ribosomal protein S4, giving the protein MGDPKRHRKKYTTPTHPWDKARLEKEMQLVIKYGLRNKRELWRFQNILRKYRRVARDLLAEIGLPGKEGEIAKAKAQTVIKKLNKMGILPENATLDDILNLSVEDFLERRLQTMVYRQGLARTIKQARQFITHGHIAVDGRRVTSPSFIVTKELESKISFYRNSPLAKTEVV; this is encoded by the coding sequence ATGGGCGATCCAAAGCGACACAGAAAGAAGTACACAACTCCAACTCATCCCTGGGATAAGGCCAGACTTGAGAAGGAGATGCAGCTGGTGATAAAATACGGTCTCAGGAACAAGAGAGAGCTCTGGAGATTCCAGAATATTCTGAGGAAGTACAGGAGAGTTGCCCGAGACCTCCTCGCTGAAATTGGGCTTCCGGGCAAGGAAGGTGAGATTGCAAAGGCAAAAGCCCAGACGGTCATCAAGAAGCTTAACAAGATGGGCATACTGCCTGAAAACGCAACTCTCGACGACATCCTGAACCTCAGCGTTGAGGACTTCCTTGAGAGGAGGCTTCAGACGATGGTTTACAGGCAGGGCCTGGCAAGGACCATAAAGCAGGCGAGGCAGTTCATAACTCACGGTCACATCGCTGTTGACGGAAGGAGAGTCACCTCTCCAAGCTTTATCGTAACCAAAGAGCTTGAGAGCAAAATTTCCTTCTACAGGAATTCTCCTCTTGCAAAGACTGAGGTGGTCTGA
- a CDS encoding TIGR00304 family membrane protein, whose translation MLPQVREGDLRSLGLREQTKFIHSGIEITMNPFKVMIGFAVVMLGLTLLALSSAENVEYGGVVIIGPFPIVFGSSPDIAVLMVFVALILILLPLLMRW comes from the coding sequence ATGCTGCCCCAAGTGCGGGAGGGAGATTTACGGAGTTTGGGTTTGAGGGAGCAAACAAAATTTATTCATTCAGGTATAGAGATAACCATGAACCCTTTCAAAGTTATGATAGGTTTTGCCGTGGTAATGCTCGGTCTCACCCTGCTCGCATTGAGCAGTGCTGAGAACGTGGAGTACGGAGGAGTGGTAATTATCGGTCCATTCCCCATCGTTTTCGGCTCATCACCTGACATTGCCGTTCTTATGGTATTTGTAGCTTTAATTCTAATTCTTCTGCCCCTGCTGATGAGGTGGTAG
- the fni gene encoding type 2 isopentenyl-diphosphate Delta-isomerase: MSTSKRKIDHLKICLEEEVESGYTGLEDVMLIHKALPEVDYWKIDTEIEFFGKKLSFPLLIASMTGGHPETKEINARLGEAVEEAGIGMGVGSQRAAIEDESLADSFTVVREKAPNAFVYANIGMPQVIERGVEIVDRAVEMIDADAVAIHLNYLQEAIQPEGDLNAEKGLEVLEEVCRSVKVPVIAKETGAGISREVAVMLKRAGVSAIDVGGKGGTTFSGVEVYRVNDEVSKSVGIDFWDWGLPTAFSIVDCRGILPVIATGGLRSGLDVAKSIAIGAELGSAALPFLRAAVESAEKVREEIEYFRRGLKTAMFLTGCKNVEELKGLKVFVSGRLKEWIDFRG, from the coding sequence CTGAGCACTTCGAAGAGGAAGATTGACCACCTGAAAATCTGCCTCGAAGAGGAGGTTGAGTCAGGATACACGGGACTTGAAGACGTGATGCTGATTCACAAGGCTCTTCCCGAGGTCGATTACTGGAAGATTGACACAGAAATCGAGTTTTTTGGGAAAAAGCTTTCGTTTCCCCTCCTCATCGCCTCTATGACCGGTGGGCATCCCGAAACGAAGGAAATCAACGCCCGTTTGGGTGAAGCGGTGGAGGAGGCCGGGATAGGCATGGGTGTCGGAAGTCAGAGGGCGGCGATAGAGGATGAGAGCCTTGCGGACAGCTTTACTGTTGTAAGGGAGAAGGCTCCGAATGCGTTTGTCTATGCGAACATTGGAATGCCTCAGGTTATAGAGAGGGGGGTTGAGATTGTTGACAGGGCTGTGGAGATGATTGATGCCGATGCGGTTGCGATTCACCTCAACTACCTTCAGGAGGCAATTCAGCCGGAGGGTGATTTGAACGCGGAAAAGGGCCTGGAGGTCCTGGAAGAGGTATGCAGATCCGTGAAGGTTCCGGTTATCGCAAAGGAAACGGGAGCGGGGATAAGCAGAGAGGTTGCAGTAATGCTGAAGAGGGCGGGCGTTTCAGCGATAGACGTTGGAGGTAAGGGTGGAACGACGTTCAGCGGCGTTGAAGTTTACAGGGTTAACGATGAGGTCTCCAAGTCGGTGGGTATTGACTTCTGGGACTGGGGATTGCCAACAGCCTTCAGCATCGTTGATTGCAGGGGAATTCTGCCCGTCATCGCCACGGGCGGACTGAGGAGCGGCCTTGACGTGGCGAAGTCCATAGCAATCGGGGCCGAGTTGGGAAGCGCGGCCTTGCCCTTCCTCAGGGCAGCGGTTGAGAGTGCTGAGAAGGTAAGGGAGGAAATCGAGTACTTCAGGAGGGGATTAAAAACGGCAATGTTTTTAACGGGCTGCAAAAACGTTGAGGAGCTAAAGGGCCTAAAAGTTTTCGTTTCGGGAAGGTTGAAAGAGTGGATCGATTTCAGAGGTTGA